CCCTCTTCCATCGGAGATGACCTAAATTTTGAGCTGAAGCATTCACAGGATCCTCACTTGGAATATAAAACAAGAGCAGAAACATCAAGCTGCAAAAGAGGCAAAATAATAGGAGGGAAAATTGCAGTGAAGACCTCCCTGAGTAACTGGAGGTCACAAAGAGCTCAGAAATAGCTGCTGAAGTGGTCCTGACCagaggcagtggacacaaagcAACTGCCTTTACAGACACCTCGCAGCAGCCGGGTGGGCAGGAAGTGAATCCGAGCCAAGGGCCACAGTTCTGGagagcccccagcagctctccaaatCCCCCCTCGAATACAGAGCTGAGACACTAAAATCATCAGTCTCCTCTACCAAAAAAATACAACTTGAAAGCTTAGCAGGAAATTAAGAATTAAACATCTAGAGGAAGGGGTAGGAGCTGCATTCGACAGAGAGATGTACGGAAGCCATCTccaagagcaggctggcagcagtgtgggtTCAGTGTCTGTGCAGTTTGCTAGCAAAGAAAAATTAATTTCGTGTTATTTTCTTAACCAGTCCACAGAAACTAAGATTATAATCTGTGCCTTTTTAAAATTCCATTCAACAGATGTTCATAACCAGGCTGGAGCCAAATTTCTCTTCCCCAAAAGGCCATTCAGGCAGAGAACTTTTACAAAGGGATGATAAAGTCCCACTTCTTCCCTCATGATGATTGCTTTTCTGAGGCATCAAATCCTCTCTTAGCCTCATTACAAGTTCCCACCAGCACAAAATGTATTTTTCATTCCCATTTCCTCCAGCATTGTTTTCTGGAAATGGCATTTACgtccccagcacaagacaaGACTCCTCCATTCCCTTTTCTCTGTCATCTCCTCAATAGGGTGTGAAGGGATggttgcagggctctgctcttttaaagaaggggggaggggggggaaatccAACTGGTAGTAATAAATATTTGCTTAATGTaaggaaaaaaggaattaaGCATGAAatttacaggggaaaaaaaacaggagaaaaaaggtGTTTGGAAAGGCCAAGCTGTCAGTGGCTGAGCCTGCTTTAGGAGAATGACTGCTTAATAGCTCCTGTTGGGACACAGCAAGATGACTTCTTTGAGAGTATGGGCTAGAAATATCCCCAAATCACAGAAATAAGTCACTGGAGGGTTTAAGATGCAACACACAATTAAGAAATATCAGGACACGTAATGAAAATGgtggaatgaaaacaatgtTGCAGTTACTTGCCTGTCttaaaaggggaaagggagggggagtGTGAAGTGAAAGGTTTTATATTTACTTAATTACTCTCAGTGATCACTGGGGACTCCTTCCAAAGTGTGTTTTATATTTGGACCTAAATGCAGGCAGGATTCAGTCTTGATATTATTCCTTACAACAATGTTTCCTAAAATAGAAGTCCCACAACCACCACTAATATTCCTCCAGCACCTAAGAATCTCCTCTGATCAATTTATTAACCTGGGAAGCAGCTAGCacaggattaaaaaaaaggttaaatCACAAACCCCTATCCAAGACATAATCCTCTGCAGGCTTGCAGCACCTCTCATTGTGCTTTGAAATGCAAAGTCTCAAAACATGTTATAAAatccaaaaaacccaacccaatcctACCTAACTTTAAGGTATTTGGCAAATAATAGATGAGTTGAACGAGCATCCACCTGTGATGCAACGACAAGAGTCTCCTACTGCAGCATTTCACACGGATTCAATCCACCTCCTGGTTACAGCTTACAAGTTTGTGGTATGTAGAAGGAACAGCAGAGCTGGTTAAAGATTTTCTCTTGCTTCACATACTCTGCAAGCTTCTCATTAACTCATACATGACTTTAATCAGTGCTGAAGCACACACACTTCTTTAAGCAAGCATCAGGActggcttggaaaaaaaacaacaaccaaaaccttCCTTCACTCGATAAAATATTATCATAACcatggattagaaaagaaagagaCAACCTTTTTCTACAGTGGCTGCTGATTTTCACACTGAAAGGGTTAAACCGACCTTCACTGATCAGAAGAGGTAATAAAATAGAACTTTAAGGACAAAAATGGAGCACTTGAAGAGATTATTATGAAGAGCTACACTGAAGATGACAGGAGACAAAACCTTATTCTTAAAGCACAGATGCTTCTAAAAACAAGAGATCACACGTTTTAAAAAGCACACGACCAACCCTTTACAATGAATAAGCAAAAGGAGGGGAACGAGGTTTtttcctggcagggctgtggagcTCAGAGGAAAGAGGGCATTCAGTCGATGTGCTAGCAGAGCCAGATGCACGCTCTGCACTTATGCACGGCTGTGGAGCTGGTATTGGTtggtagagggggagaaaacaGAGTAAGCCTGAGAAAAACCCATCAGAGCTCCTGTCCTCCCCTTTCAGCGTTAATGGGAGGGATAGAAGTCTATGGGAGCTGCAGTGGGGgatggggctggcagagggggtggggagaagcagAGCAAGGCCTTAcaatcagcagcagctcttgttcTCTCCTTTCAGCGTTAACAGGAGGATGTGAAGCTCATGTAGCTGGGAACGGGATGGGGGAAGCAGCGCAGGATCATAGTTTGGCTTTTGTCCTCTCTCCACAGGGTTAACAGGAGGACACGAAGCCTGTGTGACTGGGATAgggggaggggttgggggggttAAGGCCTTAGATCGCagtgccttgccctgctctccCCGCAGGGTTAACGGGAGGATGTGAAGCTCTCGCCTAGGCGCAGCTTCAAGATTTGTGGGGTCCTGTGCGAAGTCAAACATCCGGGGAGGGTGTGGGGGATGGGGGAGGGAACGGGGGCAAACTTCCATAAACGTGGCGGTGCAGCtcggcagctgccagctctgctcctgtagGAGCGGGAGCCAAAAGTCAGCCGCGGGGTGACGGTCGGCGGGGTGGGGTGAGCCCAGCTCCTTATCTGCAGGGCGCAGGGAGCCTGAGCTCCGCGGCTGGCAGCGAGGGCCGGCCCAGGTGTGCTGACAGAAACGAGAGTCCCCgggaaagggggaggaaaaccgAGCTGGGGCGAGCGGGGGGAAGACAGGAGCAGCCTCGGGCCCCGTGTGGAAACTGTTTCGAGGGCGCTCACCTGCCAGGAAGACACCGCGGcggggagggagctgaggcacgACCCCAGACCCTCACCCAGCGGGGAAAGTTTCCCCGAACTTTGCTCCCCTGCCGGCGCGGGGGCGGGCGGGGGCCGCGGGCTCGCTGCCGGCCGCCCCTCAGAGCCCCCGGGGCGGGGGAGGGGCCGCGGTTCCGGCTCCGCTCCGCGTTTTCCCGCTCACCCCTCCCTCGCGCACAGCTCCCGCGCCTCCTCACTCCTCCGCGCCTCCGGATCCCTCCGCCGGAGCCGGCGCTCGGGTTTTTtcatctcccctcccccctcgctTCCTCCTGTCTTATCCGGGCCAGGGGCGCGGGGTGAGGGCGGGAGGAGGAAAGGTTTCTCTCCCCGTTTCTGTTAACGGCGTCCCACTAAGGGGGAGCTGGACGGAGCCTACTGCTGGATGAGAGAGGAGAAGCGGTTGGGACTACTTGGTGTTCCAGCCACGGTCTCGGCGGAAGGAGCTCGCTGTGCGAGCGGCTGGGCGGTGCTGCGGCTGTTCGCAGCGCTTCCTGGAAACTCCCGCTTAGGGGGGGccgagagagagaaagagtccCAGGCCGGGAGCGGGCGGCGCGGGGGAGCTGCACGGCACAGCCCCCAACGGCACAGCCCCTGCACCCCGAGCACACGCAGCCCGGGCGCTCCCCGAGGCCGCTGAACAGCCTCAAACCCACACCCCACGACCCCCCTCTTCCTGTGCAGATGAGCGCAGAGAAGTGAGGAATAAACTCCCTCGTAGCCGCCAGGGGGGATGAGGATGGGCACTCgcccctctgcttcccagccccGGGATCGCCCTGCCGTGCCCCCgaggctgaggggtgggagaacaTGACGGGGGTACTCGGGGACCAAAAGGCCGTCATGCCGGCcttggcaggcaggagaagcagcctGGGGGTGTGGGGAGAGACACGACAAAGACCCTACGAAATCGCCCCCGCTGTGTGTCCTTGGCATGGGGGAGGCGATGCAATGCGCTCCGCTCCCCGCCCCGGGCCCCGTGGGCCGGCGGGAGAGGGctggcggcagcggcagcggcgagTGAATGCGAGAGCGGGGCCGAGCGGCCCGGGGGGAGGGGAGGCCGAGTTTGTAAATGGAAACACTGGTACATAAGCGTTTAGCACGATCGGGCTGGAAAGCTCCAACTGCAAAGAgctgagaacaaaaaaaaaaaaaaaaaaaaaaaccaaaaccggAGGCGAGCACAAAAGTACAAAGCTCCtttgctgccctctgcctgccgccgcgcccggcccggcccggctcaGCCTGCCGCTGCCCGCGGCCTGCTGCGCTCCGCGGCTCGCATGGGCACAGCGGTGCTGCCAGGGCGCTGCCCggaggctgccctggcagccaggTCCTCCCCCAGCGCAGAGCTCCTTGCTCGAGGTCCCGCAGAGCTCCCGCTCCGGGTGGCAGAAGCGAAGCTCTCAGCTTTGCCCGGGTGAGGACTCCGCCGGCCTGCCTCGCAGACCTGCCTTCAGCTTGTGTTTGGAATGCAGAAGGTTCTCCTTCTGCCGGGCTGTGGACGCGCTCCTCTGCCCTTCGCTTCCAGGCAGCCTGAGGTCTCATTCCCGTTCCCAGGCCGAGAGTCCTTCCCGTTGCAGTCAGCTAAAAGTGGAGAGGCCTTTGGGGTCTGCTCTTAAGCACTTGCGTTACTGGATGAAGCAAGAGTGAAAGTGCATCGTGTGCGCAAGGCACACAAAGGGTGAAGTGGCAAAAGCAGTGGGGCAAAGCAGGCTGCTAAACGCCTGTGATACACAAGCAAGGGCAAGTAAATGCTGTATGGGCCATCGGGAGTGGGCTTTGGTGgctctgccccacagctggAGCTCActtcctctgccctctccagcctgatgCCTTTTACaagctcatctccagctctgctctttccCAGAGTTACCACCCTTGAAACGTGGAGCTGCTGATCCTCTCTGCTGTTGCGACGAGACTCTTTGACATGCAAAGGCTTCGCTTTCCCTCTGCTGAATCCCTGGGTTTGGGGGATGCTGAGGCCGCCCGGGAAAAGCAGGCAACGTGTAATGAAATTATGTGGAAGAGGAAGCTCCACGGCAGCAGGGAGATGCCTGCAAATCCTGTTAGCAGCCAAGCACTTCCATAGGAATGTCCTGGCCCCTGGTGCCCGGCCCCTTCCCTGCACCTCTGTTTCCCCACCACGGTTCCTCAAGCTGTAGGTGGCTTCGTTTAGTAACCTAAAATCCAAATGCAAATTGCAGCTGAATCTTGTCCTCGACCTCCTGATCTCTTCAAAGCTGCTTCTCATGCATCAGGCTTTGATCTAAACTTAGGTGGCTCAGGGTCTCTGGACAGAGCAGCCTCTGGCTTTTCAGGTCTGAGTGAAGCACCTCTGGACTCTGCCTTCTTCCAGCACCAAAGGTGGTCTGGGCTCTGCTTCGGACCTCAGCTCCCTTTCAGCTGCTGTCTTTGTTGCACCTGTATTACTTTGGCCTTTGCACTCCAATCAGTTCAGAACATCTTGTAAAGAGATTTGTTTATTCCTTCAGCCTTGCACTGCTTCCCTTCCACCACCAAAATACTAAACCACAAGAGCTCTCTGGTTACTCCGCAGCAGCTCCCCGAGCTGCCACCCAGCAAATCAGACACAGCTCCTTCGAAGGGCTttggctgaggggaaacctgtggccgtggcactCTGGCACATGGgctagtggctgtggtggtgctgggttgatggctggactggaCGACcgtagagggcttttccaacccaaacagttcctCGATTCTAGGGCTGTTTCCTTGTGCTTTCCCCCTCAGTCAAGAAGGCAGCTCCTGGggaaagctgagcagcagctgctcttgcaAAGCTGCTGGATCAGCGCTCTGCGGCcgggtgctgtgtgatggcaatTGTGTGTTTACATAGCAGGAGATGGGGAAATGTCACTTTGTCTCCATGTCCTGTAAGAATAAATCATCCTGCCTACTTCAAGGGGATAAAGTGGCTGCCCACAAAGAGCTGATTCCATAGTCTGGACTGAAAAGCTTTGCAGAGTTGAAATTATCATGGGAGGATTATCAGAGGCCTAAAAAATTGCCTAAAAAGCCTAAAGGCCCAAGGTTAAGGTGAGGAACTCAAACTCTCCTTGCCCAAATGCAAGGGGAAATTCAGGGGTTGGAGAGGAAGCAAACTGACAGCTCCCTGATTTAATCAGCTCAGAATGGAGGAAAATGGATCCATTCCTTAACGTCCTTTGAGCatagccccagccccagcctgaacCCCAGCCCGAACCCCAGCCCCAGTCTGAACCCCAGCCCGAACCCTGGCCCCAGCCCGAACCCCAGCCTGaaaccccagccccagcctgaacCCCAGTCCCAGCCATTTCTGGTTTGCCCTCTTGTTTTCATGGCAGCCACCCCAGTGCCGATCCCTTCACATGAGCCACTCCTGAGCGCTGTGTGAGCGGTGATGTCCCTCCTGCACCCCACACAGGGACCCtcagtgcagctctgggctgtgacCATGGACCATGAAGAGTTCCAGGTTCTGCACTGAGCTGTAACCCAATGATCCTGGccgagagctgctccagtcccgcTGCTGCCTGGCCAGCAGACAGCTCAGAACCCAAAGCCATTTCATTGCCAGTACAGTGTAAAGATTTTGCAGTTGGGAGTAACTTGGCAGTCCTGCTGATAACAGAGCTTCATGGCATCACAGAGTGGatcagggctgaaagggaccttaaagctcatccagttccaacacccttgccacgggcagggacacctccccccagcccaggttgttcaaggcttaCCCGAACTGTCTTTGAACAACAAAAGTTGTCTTACAgctctttgctgctcttctgaCTTCaagcctcctccccctctactccaccctgctgaggccacatctgcagtactgggtgcagttctgggctctccagttcaaggaaggcagggaactgctggagagagttcagcagaggttgtggagtctcttctggagagctcccaacccccctggctgtcctgatgctgggcaagctgctggagcagggggttggattgggtgctctgcagaggtcccttccaacccctccttgctggggttctgtgatTAGCTTCATAGGCCAAGTTGGGAAGGAAAGTTTCAGGCGTCTCAGGGTCGAGGAGCCAAAGCAGTGGCAGTGTCCTTGCTGTGAATGCAAGGTAAATTATTCAGTCTCTCTCTtgccctcccccttccctccctctagTTCAGTTTTCCCTTCCATGCTTTAATCGTTCTGACACCAAGCTGTACAAAAGTAATTTGAAATTAACGTGACTGACACTCAGTAGATAGCAGCGCCCAGCTCAGGGCTCCACCTTCTCCTCGGGACGGCAGAGAGGGGCTCTGGATTGGCTGCAGGTCCTGAGGCAGCTGACGGGCACCAAGCGAAAACATGGCAAACAATTAATCTGCTAATTTGGTTTTCTGTTTAATTTGAAAGCAGAAAATTGTCAGGCACTCATCAGCCCacgagcagggctgagcagacctagggcagtgctgtgctcctgaCAGCAAAGAGGGGACACATTTGATTAGCCAGCAAAGCAATTTCCTCTGCCGGTGCCAATGGCAGTTAACAGGCTTGACAGAAGTGTCTTAGCGCTGCAGCATCTGGGCTTGTGTCACCTCTCCCCAACCTGCTGCACTTCCCTTCCCTGGAAAGCAGTGACATGTGCTCGCCtgcatgctgcagagcagctggcacaaGTTGCTCCCTTAAGTGCAGGACATGCCACAGCCCAGCGCCAGCCTGCCACCTCCAGACAGCCCTGGGTCAGCTGGAATTCATCCAGGGAAAACTGCACACTGGCAGGCTGGCGAGGTGTGACAAACCCAGAGTGGGACTAATGCCCTTTGATGGGGAAAGAAATGCTCTAATTTGAtttcctccctccagcagtGGGGGGGAGGATGTGAGCTAGAAGCTGTGTGAAGTGAGCTCTTTATGCTCCCTTTTGGGGCTATTTTTAATTTAGCAGATGGAATTATGTCTGTTTAGGtcacagagtcccagcatgctggggtgggaagggacctcccccAGTCCCAccacccctgctccagcagcttgcccaggagcacaacggccagggggggctggaagctctgcagagaaggagactccacagcctctctgggcagcctgctccaggctccagcacactcataccaaacaagcttctcctcctgttcaggtggcacctcctgggttccagcctgtgcctgttgccccttgtcctgtccctgagcGCCACTGAGCAgggtctggctccatcctcttgtcccccaccctttatctcttgctgagcactgctcagatctcctctggggctgctcttctgcaggctctcagcgccagggctctcaggctctgctcctcacagagctgctccaggactctcTGTAGCCCCATTTCAGGGTTTCACCGGTGGCTCATGACAGCCAAAAGCCGCAGATTGCCCGGGGCTGAGAATCCAGCCCAGTCctgcccctcccagccctgccgggCGGGCGtgggaggctgtgagcagctccatcagccaGCGGTACCAGCGGGGTCAGGGCTGGGTTCAGCCGGGAGTCACTGGGCTAAAAATGGCACTGGCTGCCCGGCAAGCTCCGCAGCACGGCACAGCACCGCACAGCTCTCCAGAAGGACTTTCTGCTGCATCAGCGCCATCCGTTTCCTCAATCCAGATGAGCCCAGAGATGGGATCTCGTTTTTCAATCGGGGTCCTCTCTTGGCCTCCCTAATTggcagctctcctcctcctccccgtgcAAGGATGCTCCCTGGAAGCCGGAGGCACTAGATGGTGGTGTTGCCGTTCCTCTCCGGGCCAGCTCCTCGGGAAGCTCAGgtctgctgagagctggggaagggccttgCAATTCGTCAGGAAGGCACTAGCGAGGAGCCAGGGAGAAGTAGGTCAGAGCTGCTTCCTGGGATTCAGCTGTtggaggggcagcagaaggATGGCAGATTTcatctgagctgctttgcttcAGGCCTGCTGCCTGAAGCAGAGACAGGGTCAAGCCCTCATCAAGCCCCCAGGAAGCTCAGGTCTTGGTCAGCCTGGTCTGTGGTTAAAGGCTGCCAGGGGTGGCTTGGGCTCAAGATGAGGGA
The sequence above is a segment of the Pogoniulus pusillus isolate bPogPus1 chromosome 37, bPogPus1.pri, whole genome shotgun sequence genome. Coding sequences within it:
- the LOC135190864 gene encoding uncharacterized protein LOC135190864; protein product: MRPQAAWKRRAEERVHSPAEGEPSAFQTQAEGRSARQAGGVLTRAKLRASLLPPGAGALRDLEQGALRWGRTWLPGQPPGSALAAPLCPCEPRSAAGRGQRQAEPGRAGRGGRQRAAKELCTFVLASGFGFFFFFFFCSQLFAVGAFQPDRAKRLCTSVSIYKLGLPSPRAARPRSRIHSPLPLPPALSRRPTGPGAGSGAHCIASPMPRTHSGGDFVGSLSCLSPHPQAASPACQGRHDGLLVPEYPRHVLPPLSLGGTAGRSRGWEAEGRVPILIPPGGYEGVYSSLLCAHLHRKRGVVGCGFEAVQRPRGAPGLRVLGVQGLCRWGLCRAAPPRRPLPAWDSFSLSAPPKREFPGSAANSRSTAQPLAQRAPSAETVAGTPSSPNRFSSLIQQ